In Amycolatopsis endophytica, the following are encoded in one genomic region:
- the eda gene encoding bifunctional 4-hydroxy-2-oxoglutarate aldolase/2-dehydro-3-deoxy-phosphogluconate aldolase, translating to MKTGHDVLELSPVLPVVVVDDAAVAVPLARALVAGGIRAIELTLRTPAGLAAIERVAAEVPEIVVGAGTVVSPEQARQAADAGSAFLVTPGCTDRLLEAVTGTGLPFLPGASTVSEAMRAAERGITALKFFPAEASGGVPYLKALAGPLPHLRFCPTGGISTENAPKYLALSTVGCVGGSWLTPADAIASGDFARIEQLAREAAALR from the coding sequence GTGAAGACAGGGCATGACGTGCTCGAGTTGTCGCCGGTGCTGCCGGTGGTCGTGGTGGACGACGCCGCCGTCGCGGTGCCGCTGGCGCGGGCGCTGGTCGCGGGCGGGATCCGGGCGATCGAGCTGACGCTGCGCACGCCGGCCGGGCTGGCCGCGATCGAGCGGGTGGCGGCGGAGGTGCCGGAGATCGTGGTCGGCGCGGGCACCGTGGTCAGTCCGGAGCAGGCCCGCCAGGCCGCGGACGCGGGATCGGCGTTCCTCGTCACACCGGGCTGCACGGACCGGCTGCTGGAGGCCGTGACGGGCACCGGGCTGCCGTTCCTGCCGGGCGCGAGCACGGTGTCGGAGGCGATGCGCGCGGCCGAGCGCGGGATCACCGCGCTGAAGTTCTTCCCCGCCGAGGCCAGCGGCGGCGTGCCGTACTTGAAGGCGCTCGCGGGACCGTTGCCGCACCTGCGGTTCTGCCCCACCGGCGGCATCTCGACGGAGAACGCGCCGAAGTACCTGGCACTGTCCACTGTGGGCTGCGTCGGCGGCTCGTGGCTGACCCCCGCGGACGCGATCGCCTCCGGTGACTTCGCCCGCATCGAGCAGCTGGCGCGCGAGGCCGCCGCCCTGCGCTGA